Proteins encoded together in one Desulfurellaceae bacterium window:
- a CDS encoding (2Fe-2S)-binding protein — protein MKTLQVWVNGQPVSREVADNRLLIDFLRDDLGLTGTKEGCSVGVCGACTVLVDGQPVSACLTLAVSVADCRLVTIEGLAEGDRLHPLQRAFLEYGGFQCGICTSGQIMAAKALLDTTPHPSVGEIRSWMMGNLCRCTGYYKIIESIQAVAEGKVSA, from the coding sequence ATGAAAACGCTGCAAGTGTGGGTGAACGGTCAGCCGGTCAGCCGTGAGGTGGCCGATAACCGGCTGCTGATCGACTTTCTACGCGATGACCTCGGCCTGACCGGCACAAAAGAGGGCTGTAGCGTGGGCGTGTGCGGGGCATGCACGGTTCTGGTTGACGGCCAACCGGTCAGCGCGTGTCTGACCCTGGCGGTGTCGGTCGCCGACTGTCGGCTCGTCACGATTGAGGGGCTGGCCGAGGGCGACCGGCTGCATCCGCTCCAGCGGGCCTTTCTCGAATACGGCGGCTTTCAGTGCGGCATCTGCACCTCGGGTCAGATCATGGCCGCCAAAGCCCTGTTGGACACCACGCCGCACCCCTCGGTCGGGGAAATCCGGTCGTGGATGATGGGCAATCTGTGTCGCTGCACCGGCTATTACAAAATTATTGAGTCGATCCAGGCGGTGGCCGAGGGCAAGGTGTCGGCGTGA
- a CDS encoding xanthine dehydrogenase family protein molybdopterin-binding subunit, whose product MPDWRSVGQPVAHVEGPDKVTGRARYTADIALPGMLWGKCLRSPFPHARIRSIDVSQAAALPGVHAVLTGADLPERRLGRFFLDMPVLARDVVRFVGEKVVAVAAESADIAEEALTLVEIEYEELPAVFDALEAMRDAAPRVHTDTSRYAHPPIPDFVHHGGDRLFPAIPNVVSQVRYTHGDTEAGFARAARIFEHSFSVPPVHQGYLEPHASVVHIEPGGRVQLWLSNKTPFIARAQFAAGIGLDEDRVCVNTAPLGGDFGGKGSLMDSVVCYHLAARSGRPVKMVMSYTEELMAGNPRHAATMTLKSGVDAEGRITARHARLVFSCGAYAAFTPLHTVHGGVHAGGPYRIPHVDIEVVRTYTNTVPAGHMRAPGAPQVVFAVESHMDCIAHELGLDPLEFRLRNALEEGDRAPLGEEWRTIRCKETLRAAADTAGWGDEKAPGVGRGIGLYDREPGAFGPSSAILSLNPDASLSLMTGAADTGTGSFTVLQQIVAEEFQLPLERVRVVQGDTDTAAWEVGAGGSRLTHMAGQATLLAVRALKAALIDLAARQMDCAADTVQLQAGQFLGQDGQRLDLHTFAAQADAQGQLPLSRLGSYVPDPVEVTSFCAQVAEVEVDFQTGQVSLRKLTTAHDVGTVLNPLTHQGQIEGGVAQGLGQALTEHLLIQDGAVSSLNLGDYKLPTSMDMPELQTALVESRSGPAPYAGKAVGEHSNVAVPAAVANAVFDAVGVRLNNLPVTAEKVYRGGRTDGDSAS is encoded by the coding sequence ATGCCAGACTGGCGCAGTGTGGGACAGCCCGTCGCCCACGTCGAAGGGCCGGACAAAGTCACCGGCCGGGCACGCTATACGGCCGATATCGCCCTGCCCGGCATGCTATGGGGCAAGTGTCTCCGCAGCCCGTTTCCGCACGCCCGCATCCGGTCGATTGATGTGTCTCAGGCCGCCGCCCTGCCCGGCGTCCATGCGGTGCTGACTGGCGCCGACCTGCCGGAGCGTCGCCTCGGCCGCTTCTTTTTGGACATGCCGGTTCTGGCTCGTGATGTAGTGCGCTTTGTGGGCGAAAAGGTTGTTGCGGTGGCGGCCGAGTCCGCCGACATCGCCGAAGAAGCGCTGACCCTCGTCGAGATTGAGTACGAGGAACTGCCGGCCGTGTTTGACGCGCTCGAAGCCATGCGCGACGCCGCCCCCCGGGTGCACACCGACACCAGTCGCTACGCCCACCCGCCGATTCCGGATTTCGTTCACCACGGCGGCGACCGGTTGTTTCCGGCCATCCCTAACGTGGTGTCGCAGGTGCGCTATACCCACGGCGATACCGAGGCCGGCTTTGCCCGCGCGGCCCGGATTTTTGAGCACAGCTTCAGCGTACCGCCCGTCCATCAGGGCTATCTCGAACCGCACGCCAGCGTCGTCCACATCGAGCCGGGCGGCAGGGTTCAGCTGTGGCTGTCGAATAAGACGCCATTCATTGCCCGGGCTCAGTTCGCCGCCGGAATCGGGCTGGACGAAGACCGGGTGTGTGTCAACACCGCGCCGCTGGGCGGGGACTTTGGCGGCAAAGGTTCACTGATGGACAGCGTGGTGTGTTATCACCTGGCCGCCCGCTCCGGTCGGCCGGTCAAGATGGTCATGAGCTACACCGAGGAGCTGATGGCCGGCAACCCGCGCCACGCCGCGACGATGACGCTCAAGTCCGGGGTGGACGCCGAGGGGCGCATCACCGCCCGACACGCCAGGCTGGTCTTCAGCTGCGGGGCGTATGCCGCGTTCACTCCCTTGCACACGGTCCACGGCGGTGTTCACGCCGGCGGGCCGTACCGCATCCCGCACGTGGATATCGAGGTCGTGCGAACCTATACCAATACCGTGCCGGCCGGACATATGCGGGCGCCGGGCGCGCCGCAAGTCGTGTTTGCGGTTGAGAGCCACATGGACTGCATTGCCCATGAGCTGGGGCTTGACCCCTTGGAGTTCCGTTTACGGAATGCCCTGGAGGAGGGCGACCGGGCACCCCTGGGTGAGGAGTGGCGCACGATTCGGTGTAAAGAAACCCTGCGGGCGGCGGCCGACACTGCCGGCTGGGGGGATGAAAAGGCGCCTGGAGTTGGCCGCGGAATCGGCTTGTACGACCGGGAACCGGGCGCCTTCGGTCCGTCGAGCGCAATCCTGAGCCTCAACCCGGACGCCAGCCTGAGCCTGATGACCGGAGCGGCCGACACGGGCACCGGTTCCTTTACCGTTTTGCAGCAGATCGTGGCCGAGGAGTTCCAGCTGCCCTTGGAGCGGGTGCGGGTCGTACAGGGCGATACCGATACCGCAGCCTGGGAGGTCGGCGCTGGGGGCAGCCGCCTGACCCATATGGCCGGCCAAGCCACGCTGCTGGCCGTCCGCGCCCTCAAGGCCGCCCTCATTGACTTGGCCGCCCGGCAGATGGATTGCGCAGCCGACACCGTCCAGCTCCAGGCCGGTCAGTTCCTCGGCCAAGACGGCCAACGCCTCGATCTGCACACCTTTGCCGCCCAGGCTGATGCCCAGGGCCAGCTGCCTCTGTCACGGCTTGGCAGCTACGTCCCGGACCCGGTTGAGGTGACCTCGTTCTGCGCCCAGGTCGCCGAGGTCGAGGTTGACTTCCAGACCGGCCAGGTCAGCCTGCGCAAGCTGACTACTGCCCATGACGTGGGCACCGTTCTCAACCCGCTCACCCACCAGGGCCAAATCGAGGGCGGGGTCGCCCAGGGTCTGGGTCAGGCCCTGACCGAACACCTGCTGATTCAGGACGGTGCGGTGAGCAGCCTTAATCTGGGCGATTACAAGCTGCCGACGAGCATGGACATGCCCGAACTCCAGACCGCCCTGGTCGAGAGCCGGTCCGGTCCGGCGCCGTATGCCGGTAAGGCGGTCGGCGAGCACAGCAACGTCGCCGTTCCGGCAGCGGTTGCCAATGCCGTGTTTGACGCGGTTGGGGTGCGTCTGAACAATCTCCCGGTGACAGCCGAGAAAGTCTACCGCGGCGGACGGACGGACGGGGATAGTGCATCATGA
- a CDS encoding type II toxin-antitoxin system Phd/YefM family antitoxin, protein MPTIRPISDLRNKTPEISKLCHDSGEPVFITKNGESELVVMSAAAYERDQARLRLYELLNAAEEDVRHGDRGIGVKRLAVLLRGAPE, encoded by the coding sequence ATGCCTACCATTCGTCCCATCTCGGATTTACGCAACAAAACCCCCGAGATCTCAAAACTCTGCCACGACTCTGGAGAACCGGTTTTCATTACAAAAAACGGCGAAAGTGAGTTAGTGGTGATGAGCGCCGCCGCCTATGAGCGGGATCAGGCCCGCCTGAGACTGTATGAGCTGCTCAATGCGGCCGAAGAAGACGTGCGCCACGGAGATCGGGGGATTGGCGTGAAACGCCTCGCCGTCCTCCTGCGCGGGGCACCGGAATGA
- a CDS encoding type II toxin-antitoxin system RelE/ParE family toxin produces the protein MTRQVRVLRRAQTDLLEMQRYIARDNPTAAEDMLRAMLDLIASLGEFLERGHIPKDAVLRAAGYRYLRYGEYLVFYKVLRSQVRVYRIVHGRRRYEDIL, from the coding sequence ATGACGCGACAGGTCCGGGTCCTGCGCCGCGCCCAGACCGACCTGCTCGAAATGCAGCGCTATATTGCGCGGGATAATCCCACGGCAGCCGAAGATATGCTCAGGGCGATGCTTGACCTCATCGCCAGCCTGGGAGAATTCTTGGAGCGAGGACACATACCAAAGGATGCGGTTCTCCGAGCTGCCGGCTATCGTTATCTGCGCTACGGTGAATATCTCGTCTTTTACAAGGTTCTTCGCTCACAGGTCCGCGTGTACAGAATCGTCCACGGACGGCGCAGGTATGAAGACATCTTGTAA
- a CDS encoding LLM class flavin-dependent oxidoreductase, which translates to MSNPVNPQLRFGLWYDFRNPPAWKRPYDQIYGEILDQIVWGEANGFDDVWLSEHHFIDDGYSPALMPIAAAIAARTTKIRIGTSVMLLPFHNPVRLAEDAATVDVISGGRLELGAGVGYKVEEFEGFGVSSKERGARTNECLEILARLWQGETLSFKGTYYEVNKVKLTPEPIQKPRPPLWVGGFTPPALRRAAKYGDGYIGVGPLTEHYQRYVAALEKQGKPSDNLRLAGGFFWLIASEDPDKTWHEAADHVIYQTNAYAEWSAKAGMPLFETIRDRDHLRELGMLQVVEVDTCIKMIRDYASETPLTHYYSWTLPPGLPASWIQPHLELFATKVIPGVRAAQ; encoded by the coding sequence ATGAGCAATCCAGTCAACCCGCAACTCCGCTTCGGCCTGTGGTACGACTTCCGTAACCCGCCGGCCTGGAAACGGCCCTACGACCAGATCTACGGCGAAATCCTCGACCAGATCGTGTGGGGCGAGGCGAACGGCTTTGACGACGTGTGGCTGTCTGAGCACCATTTTATTGACGACGGCTACTCCCCGGCCCTGATGCCGATTGCCGCCGCCATTGCCGCTCGGACCACAAAGATTCGGATCGGCACCAGCGTCATGCTGCTGCCCTTTCACAACCCCGTCCGTCTGGCCGAAGACGCGGCAACCGTTGACGTGATCTCCGGCGGACGCCTGGAGCTCGGAGCCGGGGTGGGCTACAAGGTCGAGGAGTTCGAGGGCTTTGGCGTATCGAGCAAGGAGCGCGGGGCGCGGACCAACGAGTGCCTGGAAATCCTGGCCCGGCTGTGGCAGGGCGAAACCCTGAGCTTCAAGGGCACGTACTACGAGGTCAACAAGGTCAAGCTGACGCCCGAGCCGATTCAAAAACCGCGGCCGCCGCTGTGGGTCGGCGGCTTCACCCCGCCCGCCCTGCGCCGGGCGGCAAAATACGGCGACGGCTATATTGGCGTCGGCCCGCTGACCGAGCACTACCAGCGCTATGTGGCCGCCCTGGAAAAGCAGGGCAAACCCAGCGACAATCTGCGCCTGGCGGGCGGCTTCTTCTGGCTGATCGCGTCCGAAGATCCGGACAAGACCTGGCACGAGGCGGCCGATCACGTGATCTACCAGACCAACGCCTACGCCGAGTGGTCGGCCAAGGCCGGTATGCCCCTGTTTGAGACCATCCGGGATCGGGACCATTTGCGCGAACTGGGGATGCTGCAAGTCGTCGAGGTTGACACCTGCATCAAGATGATCCGCGACTATGCGTCCGAAACGCCGCTGACCCACTACTACTCCTGGACCCTGCCGCCGGGCCTGCCGGCCAGCTGGATCCAGCCCCATCTGGAGCTGTTTGCCACCAAGGTCATTCCCGGCGTGCGCGCCGCTCAGTAA
- a CDS encoding YceI family protein produces the protein MSRLLVSVCALVFFLLAPPAHGSEWVIDASHSSAQFAVRHFMVSTVRGTFGTLSGAVNLDEQDITQSSVTAEIEVASIDTREAKRDEHLRGTDFFDVEQYPTMRFVSKKVEQTDATRYTVTGDMTMKGVTRQVAFAVEGSPTPITDPWGNLRLGGVATATIDRTEFGLSYNRVLEAGGVTIGEEVRITIDFELTPKQEEQ, from the coding sequence ATGTCCCGTCTATTGGTGTCCGTGTGTGCTTTGGTCTTTTTCCTCTTGGCGCCACCCGCCCACGGTTCGGAATGGGTGATTGATGCGTCCCATTCCAGCGCCCAGTTTGCGGTCCGCCACTTCATGGTTTCAACCGTGCGCGGTACGTTTGGGACGCTGAGCGGTGCGGTGAACCTGGACGAACAGGACATCACCCAGTCGTCGGTCACGGCCGAGATTGAGGTGGCCTCGATTGACACCCGTGAGGCCAAACGGGACGAGCACTTACGGGGCACGGACTTCTTCGATGTCGAACAATACCCGACCATGCGCTTTGTGTCGAAAAAGGTGGAGCAGACCGACGCTACCCGCTATACCGTGACCGGGGACATGACGATGAAGGGAGTGACCAGGCAGGTCGCGTTTGCGGTCGAAGGCTCGCCCACCCCGATCACCGATCCGTGGGGCAATCTGCGGCTCGGCGGCGTGGCAACGGCGACCATCGACCGAACCGAGTTCGGCCTGAGCTATAACAGAGTGTTGGAGGCCGGCGGTGTTACCATCGGGGAAGAGGTGAGAATCACCATCGACTTTGAACTCACCCCCAAACAGGAAGAGCAGTAG
- a CDS encoding amidohydrolase family protein — translation ERPYYDPAYEPIWSRAEEAGFPLSMHVGTLSYVPREYRGPRVRDDGIADYAAAQATVQRTIVEFMCRGVCERHPRLKIVVAEFNAGWIAHWLDRVDQGLQRERRTMDEPFSGTPPHEVWRRQFYATIEDDRPALATRKFIGLENLLWGSDYPHTDSTWPCSNEVLDELFDGIAAEERTKITHDNVKALYGI, via the coding sequence TTGAGCGGCCGTACTACGACCCGGCCTACGAGCCTATCTGGTCCCGGGCCGAGGAGGCCGGCTTTCCGCTGTCGATGCACGTCGGCACGCTGTCCTATGTGCCGCGTGAGTATCGCGGTCCGCGCGTCCGTGACGATGGAATTGCCGACTATGCCGCAGCCCAGGCCACGGTCCAGCGCACCATCGTCGAGTTCATGTGCCGGGGGGTATGCGAGCGCCACCCGCGCCTCAAAATCGTGGTGGCCGAGTTCAACGCCGGCTGGATCGCCCATTGGCTGGACCGTGTCGATCAGGGCTTGCAGCGCGAACGGCGCACTATGGACGAGCCGTTCAGCGGCACGCCGCCCCACGAGGTCTGGCGACGGCAGTTCTACGCCACCATTGAGGACGACCGGCCGGCGCTTGCGACCCGGAAATTCATCGGCCTTGAGAACCTGCTGTGGGGCTCAGACTACCCGCATACCGACTCGACCTGGCCGTGCTCCAACGAGGTGCTCGACGAACTGTTCGACGGCATTGCCGCCGAGGAGCGGACCAAGATCACCCACGACAACGTGAAGGCGCTGTACGGTATTTGA